One part of the Vicugna pacos chromosome 20, VicPac4, whole genome shotgun sequence genome encodes these proteins:
- the PRRT1 gene encoding proline-rich transmembrane protein 1 isoform X2, which produces MSSEKSGLPDSVPHTSPPPYNAPQPPAEPPAPPPQAAPSSHHHHHHHYHQSGTATLPRLGAGGLASGATAQRGPSSSATLPRPPHHAPPGPAAGAPPPGCATLPRMPPDPYLQETRFEGPLPPPPPAAAAPPPPAPSHTTQAPGFVVPTHTGAVGTLPLGGYVAPGYPLQLQPCTAYVPVYPVGTPYAGGTPGGTGVTSTLPPPPQGPGLALLEPRRPPHDYMPIAVLTTICCFWPTGIIAIFKAVQVRTALARGDMVSAEIASREARNFSFISLAVGIAAMVLCTILTVVIIIAAQHHENYWDPPPRKLSPCEHAPNPVPQEPRQNTH; this is translated from the exons CTCCCGGACTCAGTCCCTCACACCTCTCCACCACCCTACAAtgccccccagccccccgccgaacctcccgccccgcccccacaggCAGCCCCTTCCTcgcaccatcaccaccaccaccactaccaccagtCTGGCACCGCCACTCTCCCGCGCTTAGGGGCAGGGGGCCTGGCTTCTGGGGCCACTGCTCAGCGCGGTCCCTCGTCCTCAGCCACCTTGCCGAGGCCCCCACACCacgccccgcccggccccgccgcgGGGGCGCCCCCACCGGGCTGCGCTACCTTGCCCCGCATGCCACCCGACCCTTACCTGCAGGAGACTCGCTTCGAGGGTCCActgcccccgccgccgcccgccgccgccgccccgcccccgccggcgcCCTCTCATACTACCCAGGCCCCGGGCTTCGTGGTGCCCACGCACACGGGAGCGGTCGGCACGCTGCCACTGGGCGGCTACGTAGCCCCTGGCTACCCCTTACAGCTGCAACCTTGCACTGCCTACGTGCCAGTCTACCCGGTGGGCACG CCCTATGCAGGCGGAACCCCGGGGGGAACGGGAGTAACCTCCACACTCCCCCCGCCACCCCAAGGCCCGGGGCTGGCCCTTCTGGAGCCAAGGCGCCCGCCGCACGACTACATGCCCATCGCGGTGCTGACCACCATCTGCTGCTTCTGGCCTACGGGCATCATTGCCATCTTCAAGGCAGTGCAG gtaCGCACGGCCTTGGCCCGCGGAGACATGGTGTCAGCCGAGATCGCTTCACGCGAGGCCCGGAACTTCTCCTTCATCTCCCTGGCCGTGGGCATAGCAGCCATGGTGCTCTGTACCATCCTCACCGTAGTCATCATCATCGCTGCGCAGCACCACGAGAACTATTGGGATCC GCCTCCACGGAAACTCTCGCCTTGCGAGCACGCTCCGAATCCAGTTCCTCAGGAACCTCGCCAAAACACACACTAA
- the PRRT1 gene encoding proline-rich transmembrane protein 1 isoform X3, which produces MSSEKSGLPDSVPHTSPPPYNAPQPPAEPPAPPPQAAPSSHHHHHHHYHQSGTATLPRLGAGGLASGATAQRGPSSSATLPRPPHHAPPGPAAGAPPPGCATLPRMPPDPYLQETRFEGPLPPPPPAAAAPPPPAPSHTTQAPGFVVPTHTGAVGTLPLGGYVAPGYPLQLQPCTAYVPVYPVGTPYAGGTPGGTGVTSTLPPPPQGPGLALLEPRRPPHDYMPIAVLTTICCFWPTGIIAIFKAVQVRTALARGDMVSAEIASREARNFSFISLAVGIAAMVLCTILTVVIIIAAQHHENYWDP; this is translated from the exons CTCCCGGACTCAGTCCCTCACACCTCTCCACCACCCTACAAtgccccccagccccccgccgaacctcccgccccgcccccacaggCAGCCCCTTCCTcgcaccatcaccaccaccaccactaccaccagtCTGGCACCGCCACTCTCCCGCGCTTAGGGGCAGGGGGCCTGGCTTCTGGGGCCACTGCTCAGCGCGGTCCCTCGTCCTCAGCCACCTTGCCGAGGCCCCCACACCacgccccgcccggccccgccgcgGGGGCGCCCCCACCGGGCTGCGCTACCTTGCCCCGCATGCCACCCGACCCTTACCTGCAGGAGACTCGCTTCGAGGGTCCActgcccccgccgccgcccgccgccgccgccccgcccccgccggcgcCCTCTCATACTACCCAGGCCCCGGGCTTCGTGGTGCCCACGCACACGGGAGCGGTCGGCACGCTGCCACTGGGCGGCTACGTAGCCCCTGGCTACCCCTTACAGCTGCAACCTTGCACTGCCTACGTGCCAGTCTACCCGGTGGGCACG CCCTATGCAGGCGGAACCCCGGGGGGAACGGGAGTAACCTCCACACTCCCCCCGCCACCCCAAGGCCCGGGGCTGGCCCTTCTGGAGCCAAGGCGCCCGCCGCACGACTACATGCCCATCGCGGTGCTGACCACCATCTGCTGCTTCTGGCCTACGGGCATCATTGCCATCTTCAAGGCAGTGCAG gtaCGCACGGCCTTGGCCCGCGGAGACATGGTGTCAGCCGAGATCGCTTCACGCGAGGCCCGGAACTTCTCCTTCATCTCCCTGGCCGTGGGCATAGCAGCCATGGTGCTCTGTACCATCCTCACCGTAGTCATCATCATCGCTGCGCAGCACCACGAGAACTATTGGGATCCGTAA
- the PRRT1 gene encoding proline-rich transmembrane protein 1 isoform X4, which translates to MSSEKSATLPRPPHHAPPGPAAGAPPPGCATLPRMPPDPYLQETRFEGPLPPPPPAAAAPPPPAPSHTTQAPGFVVPTHTGAVGTLPLGGYVAPGYPLQLQPCTAYVPVYPVGTPYAGGTPGGTGVTSTLPPPPQGPGLALLEPRRPPHDYMPIAVLTTICCFWPTGIIAIFKAVQVRTALARGDMVSAEIASREARNFSFISLAVGIAAMVLCTILTVVIIIAAQHHENYWDPPPRKLSPCEHAPNPVPQEPRQNTH; encoded by the exons CCACCTTGCCGAGGCCCCCACACCacgccccgcccggccccgccgcgGGGGCGCCCCCACCGGGCTGCGCTACCTTGCCCCGCATGCCACCCGACCCTTACCTGCAGGAGACTCGCTTCGAGGGTCCActgcccccgccgccgcccgccgccgccgccccgcccccgccggcgcCCTCTCATACTACCCAGGCCCCGGGCTTCGTGGTGCCCACGCACACGGGAGCGGTCGGCACGCTGCCACTGGGCGGCTACGTAGCCCCTGGCTACCCCTTACAGCTGCAACCTTGCACTGCCTACGTGCCAGTCTACCCGGTGGGCACG CCCTATGCAGGCGGAACCCCGGGGGGAACGGGAGTAACCTCCACACTCCCCCCGCCACCCCAAGGCCCGGGGCTGGCCCTTCTGGAGCCAAGGCGCCCGCCGCACGACTACATGCCCATCGCGGTGCTGACCACCATCTGCTGCTTCTGGCCTACGGGCATCATTGCCATCTTCAAGGCAGTGCAG gtaCGCACGGCCTTGGCCCGCGGAGACATGGTGTCAGCCGAGATCGCTTCACGCGAGGCCCGGAACTTCTCCTTCATCTCCCTGGCCGTGGGCATAGCAGCCATGGTGCTCTGTACCATCCTCACCGTAGTCATCATCATCGCTGCGCAGCACCACGAGAACTATTGGGATCC GCCTCCACGGAAACTCTCGCCTTGCGAGCACGCTCCGAATCCAGTTCCTCAGGAACCTCGCCAAAACACACACTAA